The Deinobacterium chartae sequence TCGATGTTCGTGCTCTCGCTGGTGGGCATCGTAGCCTTCCTCGCCACCGAACGGCGCGCCCGTGACCCGCTGCTCGACCTGAGACTGTTCGCGGACCGCACCTTCGCCATCGGTAACCTCGCCTCCTTCGTGATCGGCGGCGTGTTCCTGGCCGGCGTGGTGTTTTTGCCGCTGTACATGGTCAACGTCGTCGGCTTATCGGCCACCAGTTCGGGCCTCACCACCGTGCCGCTCACCTTCGGGGTGGTGGCCGGCAACATCCTCAGCGGGCAACTGGTCTCGCGCTTCGGACGCTACAAGCCGCTGATGCTGATCGGCCTGAGCGTCTTGATGGTCGGCTTTTTGATCATGGGCTTTACCCTCACCCCGCAATCCAGCCAGCTCGAGGTCACCCTCAAGATGATCCTGGTCGGCCTGGGCCTGGGTCCCTCGATTCCGCTGTACACCCTGGCCATCCAGAACGCCGTAGCCCCGCAGCAGATCGGTGTGGCCACCTCGGCCGCCACCTTCTTCCGACAGATGGGCTCTACCATCGGCGTGGCGATCTTGGGGTCGGTGTTCGCCTCGAGCCTCAGCAGCGGATTGCAGCGCGAGCTCGGTGCAGTTTCTAAAACCCTGCCTCCCGCGCTGCAGTCGCAGCTCGGCAGCTTCCAGGTGGGCGACGTGAGCGCCGAAGGCGGAGGCGGAGGCGGAGGCGGGGCCAGCGGCAGTTTCGATCTTCCGCGGGTCCGCAACGAGCTGCGCCAGGCCTTCGCGCAGCAACGCCAGACCCTCGAGGCGGCCCTGCTGCGCGGCGACGCAGCGGCCACCCGCGACCTGCTCGCAAGCCCGCAGACCGATGCGCGCCTCAAAGCACTGCTCGAGGCCGGAGCGCAGGCCCCGGCACCGGCGCGTCAGGCCGCCCTCGAGGGGGCCCGCAGCAGCCTCGAGCAGACCGAGCAGCAGACCCTGAGCGCGCTCGGGCGGGTGGAGAGCGGCGTGAAGGTGGCTTTTACCGACGCCACCCGGCGGGTGTACCAGTTCGGGCTGGTGCTGGCGATCCTGGCCACCCTGCTGACCCTGGCGCTGCCGCAGGTGCCGCTGCGCCGCAGCAATGCACCCGGCCGTCCGGCGGCAGCCGACTGACTCTGGCTTCCTGCAAAACAAAAAGCGGCCCCAACCGGGGCCGCTTTTTGTTTTGAACCTGAGCTTACTGCTTGACCCAGGTGGTGGCGAGGTTGCGGGGCCCGAAGTACAGGTCCGCCCAGATCGGGCTGACGATCTTCTTGGGGAACTCGCCCTGCACGCGGTCAGACCAGGCGTAGTGCTGGTTCTGGCCAACCAGGTAGATGTAGCCCAGGTTCTCGGCCTGCATCTGCTGGATCTGCGCGGCGATGGCCTTGCGCTTCTTGATGTCGAACTCAGCGTCGCCCTTGTAGTACAGGTCAAGCATCTGCTTTTCCCAGGGCAGGCAGGTCTGCGAGGCATTGTAGCTGTGCAGGTCGCCGCCGCACACGTACTGGGTCTCGCCGCCCACCGGGTACACGAAGCCGCCGCCGTTGATGCCCGAGATGGCCACGTCGAACTTGCGGTCCTTGGAGTGGGTGGTGGTGTCGGTGATCTCGAGCAGCTGGTTGAAGGGGATGAACGAGGTGTTCACCTTCACGCCGATCTTCTTGGCCTCGTCGGCAAAGATCTTGGCGATCTGCTGACGGCGGGTGTTCTCCGAGTTGGTGATCAGGGTGAACTCGAGCTTGCGGCCGGTCTTGTCGACCAGGATGCCGTCCTTGCCCCGCTTGAAGCCAAGAGCGGCCAGGGTCTTGGCGGCGGCCTGCGGGTTGAACTTGTACTTGTCCACACCCTTGGCGATCCAGTCGGTGTAGACCGGGTACACGCTGGTGTAGGTGGCCGTTCCCAGGCCGCCCAGCACCAGGTCCACCATGGCGTCACGGTTGACCAGCTGGCTCATGGCCTGACGGAACTTGACGTTCTGGAAGAGCTTTTGCTTCCACGGATCGCTGGCCTTGTTGAAGTTGAAGTACATCTGGTCCGAGCCGGCGCGAGGAGCCACGTTGGGCAGCACGGTGGCCTTGAGCTTGCCGGACTTCGTGGCGGCCACCACCTGCGCGAGCTGGTCGCGGTTGGTGGGGGTGTAGATGTCGGTGTTGCCCGCCAGGAACTGCGCAAGTTCGGCGTTCTGGTCGGCGATGATGGTGTACTGCAGGTTGTCGAGGTACGGCAGGGCCTTGCCGGCACTGTCTTTGTTCCACTCGCCGTAGTACTTGTTCTTGGTGAGGGTCAGGCGCTCACCTTTGATGTACTTCTCGACCTTGAAGGGGCCGGCCACGACCAGTTTGGAGGGGTCGGTGTCCAGGTCCCACATCGCCTTGATGCCCTCGGCCCCCTTTTCCTTGTACACCGGGCCGAACACGTGGTCGGGTACGACACGCAGGAACGAGATGGTCTCGAGGTTGCTGACCGAAGCCTTGGGGAAGGTGACCTTGATGGTGTAGTCATCCACCTTGGTCATGGGGATCGGCTTCTTGTTGCCGTCGATCAGGTAGGCATACAGCGAAGCGCCGATCTTCTCGTCCTGGGTAAGCTTCCAGGTGGTGAGGTAATCATCGGCGGTGATCGGCTGGCCGTCGCTCCACTTGGCTTCCTTGCGGAGCTTGAAGGTGAAGGTCTTCTTGTCGGGCGAGATGGTGAACGACTCGGCCATGTAGCCGACGTAGTCACCGGTGTAGGGGTCCGCCGTGATCAGTCCGCCCGCATCGGTCAGCTCGGGAATGTTCGGACGGCCCTGAGTGGTGAAGGGGTTGTAGGTGTCGAAGTCCTTGAGCTGCACCATGCGCAGGGTGCCGCCGGTCTTGACCTCGCTGGGTTTGCTGACCGACTGGTTGGCGGGATAAACGAAGGGCTTGGCCAGCGCCGGAGTCATCACCAGGGCGGCCGAAAGCAGCAGAGCTTTTTTCACAGCGATACCTCTTCTGGAGTGTGGAAAGAGCCCACACCCGGTTCAAGTTGCGGCGGTACCGTATCACGCGGGGGCGTCCGGGTCCCTGAGCCGTTGTGCTTATGCCGTCTGGCTCCGACCGGCGGACGCAGCAGGCCAACGTGTGACGGTCGCCAACAACCCCCCCACCTTATACCCGGTGTATGAAAAACCCAAGCTTTTTGAGGGGTATTTCATGAAAAAAGGGCCCTCTTGGCCCTTTTTTCACCGGTTTTCAGCGTTTTCAGACCGGGGCAGCACCTTTTCCGAGCTGGTACAGCAGCGCTTCGGGCAGGGCATTGCGCCAGCTGACCCAGTTGTGGCCACTGGCGTACTCGCGGTACTGGTGCGCAATGCCCAGATCCTGGAACAGCGCAGCCATACGGCGGTTGGGGGCCAGCAGCCACTCGATCGTGCCGCTGTCCATCGCCACCCGCAGGTGCTCGGGCGGCCTCGAGGACAGCGCCCCGCGCAGCCACTCGCTGGCACCGCGCGTGTCGCGGCGCGCGCTGCCCGGATCGGCCAGGAAGGCACCGGAGTGGCTGACCACCCGGCTGA is a genomic window containing:
- a CDS encoding MDR family MFS transporter; this translates as MSRPVPAINVEFTPQQRTFTLIGALLGMLLAALDQTIVATAGPVIQKDLNIDASLYAWITTAYLVASTVMVPIYGKLSDLYGRRRILVIGIIIFLFGSLLCGVSPTPLTLILARAVQGLGAASLFTSALAIIADIFPPNVRGKYTGLFGAIFGISSVIGPLVGGVLTDTLSWHWVFFVNLPVGAVALFFILTRMPPLKRDWGNDRPSIDLPGAVWLTVAVVPLLIALSLGKTPDQAGSTGYPWLSWQILSMFVLSLVGIVAFLATERRARDPLLDLRLFADRTFAIGNLASFVIGGVFLAGVVFLPLYMVNVVGLSATSSGLTTVPLTFGVVAGNILSGQLVSRFGRYKPLMLIGLSVLMVGFLIMGFTLTPQSSQLEVTLKMILVGLGLGPSIPLYTLAIQNAVAPQQIGVATSAATFFRQMGSTIGVAILGSVFASSLSSGLQRELGAVSKTLPPALQSQLGSFQVGDVSAEGGGGGGGGASGSFDLPRVRNELRQAFAQQRQTLEAALLRGDAAATRDLLASPQTDARLKALLEAGAQAPAPARQAALEGARSSLEQTEQQTLSALGRVESGVKVAFTDATRRVYQFGLVLAILATLLTLALPQVPLRRSNAPGRPAAAD
- a CDS encoding ABC transporter substrate-binding protein; translation: MKKALLLSAALVMTPALAKPFVYPANQSVSKPSEVKTGGTLRMVQLKDFDTYNPFTTQGRPNIPELTDAGGLITADPYTGDYVGYMAESFTISPDKKTFTFKLRKEAKWSDGQPITADDYLTTWKLTQDEKIGASLYAYLIDGNKKPIPMTKVDDYTIKVTFPKASVSNLETISFLRVVPDHVFGPVYKEKGAEGIKAMWDLDTDPSKLVVAGPFKVEKYIKGERLTLTKNKYYGEWNKDSAGKALPYLDNLQYTIIADQNAELAQFLAGNTDIYTPTNRDQLAQVVAATKSGKLKATVLPNVAPRAGSDQMYFNFNKASDPWKQKLFQNVKFRQAMSQLVNRDAMVDLVLGGLGTATYTSVYPVYTDWIAKGVDKYKFNPQAAAKTLAALGFKRGKDGILVDKTGRKLEFTLITNSENTRRQQIAKIFADEAKKIGVKVNTSFIPFNQLLEITDTTTHSKDRKFDVAISGINGGGFVYPVGGETQYVCGGDLHSYNASQTCLPWEKQMLDLYYKGDAEFDIKKRKAIAAQIQQMQAENLGYIYLVGQNQHYAWSDRVQGEFPKKIVSPIWADLYFGPRNLATTWVKQ